One part of the Pristiophorus japonicus isolate sPriJap1 chromosome 21, sPriJap1.hap1, whole genome shotgun sequence genome encodes these proteins:
- the cdc6 gene encoding cell division control protein 6 homolog, with protein MPCSRPQAQSTIPFPREKAHRCCKGTSQESPRARELPLSPRKRLGVENLCNIPQPLQCSPTKRKKENQPIVPPTRGGRKLEFGESLLKPAVCSPGKYQSHTASKSPERAACPLRKWDETPCSPEHSRQGLKGPVIRLFKQKGTCYQQTKQALNTAIPERLLARENEIKAITQFLMNHVCGEKPGSLYISGAPGTGKTACLERILADQQEKLGDTMAIFINCMMLRNSQSIFGTIVDQLYGKRKLKCARKDFAKKLENKLVSEGPMVLLMLDEMDQLDSKAQDVLYTLFEWPWLTNSRLVLIGIANALDLTDRILPRLQARPKCKPQLLNFAPYTRDQIVAIVQDRLNQVPGEKVLDNGAVQFCARKVSSVSGDARKALDVCRRAVEIVESDVRSQTVLKPEVESKSPVKAARSPGLKKVGLSHISKVISDVYGDRMTSSSGTDECFPVQQKLLICSLLLLTRHSKVKEVVLGKLHDTYSKVCRQQQMTGADQSECLSLCSLLESRGIIWLKRSKEARLSKVALKIEERDVEHALQDKVLMGNILQRGLP; from the exons ATGCCTTGCTCCAGACCCCAGGCACAGAGCACCATCCCCTTCCCCAGGGAGAAAGCCCATCGCTGCTGCAAAGGAACGAGCCAAGAATCGCCGAGAGCCCGAGAGCTGCCCCTCAGCCCCCGCAAACGTCTCG GTGTTGAGAACTTGTGTAACATACCCCAGCCTCTGCAGTGCTCCCCGACCAAACGGAAGAAGGAAAATCAGCCCATTGTTCCACCAACCCGCGGTGGCCGCAAATTAGAATTTGGCGAGAGTCTGTTAAAACCAGCAGTGTGTTCTCCAGGAAAGTACCAATCGCACACTGCCAGTAAATCACCGGAGCGCGCAGCATGTCCTCTTCGCAAGTGGGACGAGACTCCTTGTTCACCAGAACACTCCCGACAAGGGCTGAAAGGTCCTGTTATAAGGCTTTTTAAACAGAAAG GTACGTGTTACCAACAGACGAAGCAGGCATTAAACACTGCCATTCCAGAGCGCCTTCTGGCCCGTGAGAATGAGATCAAAGCCATCACCCAGTTTCTAATGAACCATGTCTGTGGGGAGAAGCCGGGCAGTCTGTACATTTCGGGAGCGCCTGGCACAGGAAAAACAGCGTGTCTGGAGCGAATTCTAGCGGACCAGCAG GAGAAACTTGGGGACACAATGGCGATTTTCATTAACTGTATGATGTTGAGAAACTCGCAGAGCATTTTTGGTACCATCGTAGACCAACTGTATGGAAAACGAAAACTCAAATGTGCAAGAAAAGATTTTGCAAAGAAGCTGGAAAATAAGCTCGTGAGCGAGGGTCCGATGGT CCTTTTAATGCTGGATGAGATGGACCAGCTGGACAGCAAGGCTCAAGATGTCCTCTACACATTATTTGAGTGGCCATGGCTCACTAACTCGAGGCTCGTCCTTATCG GAATTGCAAACGCACTGGATCTGACGGACCGAATCCTGCCCCGACTTCAAGCCCGGCCCAAGTGCAAACCTCAGCTCCTGAACTTTGCGCCTTACACCAGAGACCAGATTGTGGCCATTGTGCAAGACAGACTGAATCAG gttcCTGGGGAGAAGGTTTTGGACAATGGTGCCGTTCAGTTCTGTGCTCGCAAGGTTTCATCCGTGTCTGGAGATGCTCGCAAAGCTTTGGACGTGTGCAG ACGTGCTGTGGAGATTGTGGAATCAGATGTTCGAAGCCAGACTGTACTGAAGCCAGAGGTGGAAT ctAAATCTCCTGTGAAGGCTGCTCGGTCTCCAGGCCTAAAGAAGGTGGGATTGTCGCACATCTCCAAGGTTATCTCCGACGTGTACGGTGACCGGATGACCTCCAGCTCTGGGACTGACGAGTGTTTTCCTGTACAGCAGAAGCTCCTCATCTGTTCACTGCTTCTCCTCACCCGGCACTCCAAAGTCAAAGAAGTCGTTCTCGGAAAG CTCCACGACACCTACAGTAAAGTTTGCCGACAGCAGCAGATGACCGGTGCTGACCAGTCGGAGTGCTTGTCGCTCTGCAGCCTCCTGGAATCCAGGGGAATCATCTGGCTCAAGCGATCAAAAGAAGCTCGGCTCAGTAAG GTTGCTCTTAAAATTGAAGAGAGAGACGTTGAACATGCTCTTCAGGACAAAGTGTTAATGGGGAACATTTTACAAAGAGGACTTCCTTGA